The Streptococcus oralis region GAGAAATTGGCTAATGATCTTTTTGATAACAATCTGACAGCTCGTTTAAGCTTTATTGACCAAGTTAAGGAAGCCGTACCAGAACCAGTCCAGTTCGATGAAATTGATGCCAGTCGTCAGCTCAAGAAATTTGAAAACCAAAAACTTTCCTTGTCAAATGGAATCGAGCTCATCGTTCCCAATAACGTCTATCAAGATGCGGAATCGGTCGAGTTTATCCAAAATGACAATGGAACCTATTCTATCTTAATCAAAAATATCGAGGATATTCAAAGTAAATAATGTTTAAATTTATAAGAAGAGTGCTTGTGCTAGCAGTCTTCCTTTTCGCAGGATACAAAGCTTATCATATCCATCAGGATGTTAAACAAGTCATGACCTACCAACCCATGGTTCGAGAAATCTTGAGCGAAAGAGATACTCCAGCCAATGAAGAGTTGGTGCTCGCCATGATTTATACCGAAACGAAGGGAAAAGAGCGGGATGTCATGCAGTCTAGTGAGTCTGCTAGTGGCGCTACCAATACCATCAATGACGATGCCTCTAGTATTCGCCAAGGGGTACAGACTTTAACAGATAATCTCTATTTGGCACAGAGCAAAGGAGTAGATGTCTGGACCGCCGTTCAAGCCTATAATTTTGGACCTGCCTATATCGACTTTATCGCTCAGAATGGCAAGGAAAATACTCTGGCCCTAGCCAAGCGTTACTCCCGAGAAACGGTCGCTCCAATCCTAGGTAATACTACAGGGAAGACCTACACCTATATCAACCCTATTTCTATCTTTCACGGAGCCGAACTCTATGAAAATGGTGGAAATTATTACTACTCGAGACAGGTTCGCTTTAATCTCTATATCATGAGATTCTTTAATTTCTTTTAAACATCTGGTTTGACCAGGTGTTTTTTCACTATAAGTTTTCTTTAAGATTGTTTTAT contains the following coding sequences:
- a CDS encoding lysozyme family protein, with translation MFKFIRRVLVLAVFLFAGYKAYHIHQDVKQVMTYQPMVREILSERDTPANEELVLAMIYTETKGKERDVMQSSESASGATNTINDDASSIRQGVQTLTDNLYLAQSKGVDVWTAVQAYNFGPAYIDFIAQNGKENTLALAKRYSRETVAPILGNTTGKTYTYINPISIFHGAELYENGGNYYYSRQVRFNLYIMRFFNFF